A genomic window from Candidatus Binataceae bacterium includes:
- a CDS encoding NUDIX hydrolase, which yields MAKDTSSKSPRPKLPVRREVSAGGLVYRRRHDGGLEFVLIRPKGADTWALPKGHIEKGESAEDAAVREVREETGLEVGHIEPLGDVSYVFSWRDQPQASLVRIFKRVRFFTMEFAGGDSKAHDGEIEEVAWYRAEEACQRASYKDERGLIGKAISLLSRRETGGVG from the coding sequence ATGGCCAAAGACACTAGCAGCAAGAGCCCACGCCCAAAGCTGCCGGTCCGGCGCGAAGTATCCGCCGGTGGCCTGGTGTACCGTCGGCGGCACGACGGCGGACTTGAATTCGTGCTGATTCGCCCCAAAGGAGCCGACACCTGGGCGTTGCCGAAAGGTCATATCGAGAAAGGCGAAAGTGCCGAAGACGCCGCGGTGCGCGAGGTGCGCGAAGAAACCGGCCTGGAAGTAGGCCACATCGAACCGCTAGGCGACGTGTCTTACGTTTTCTCGTGGCGCGACCAGCCCCAAGCTTCGCTGGTGAGAATTTTCAAGCGCGTGCGGTTCTTCACGATGGAATTTGCAGGAGGCGATTCAAAGGCTCACGACGGGGAGATCGAAGAAGTAGCGTGGTATCGAGCCGAAGAGGCCTGCCAACGTGCAAGCTACAAGGACGAACGCGGCCTGATCGGAAAGGCTATCTCATTATTGTCCAGGCGCGAGACCGGAGGGGTGGGGTAG
- a CDS encoding dihydroorotase, whose translation MTGILLRGGYVVDPATRTEGVFDVLAVDDKIASIGPSGSVLAPEGSAIVDAQSCWVLPGLIDVHVHMRDPGFPQKETIASGLRAAAAGGFTTVAAMANTRPVNDSPQVTGYMLERARATRSAQLVPVAAVTRGLEGRAGVDYRAMTEAGARLFSDDGMPVDDEPLLTRALDEISALGYAISLHEEDRNLSCNGAVNAGAAAKRLGLKGYPNAAEAERVQRDLGLAVATRAPVHIAHVSTRESLELVREARCRGAQVTCEVTPHHFALDEAATLRWGPNAKMNPPLRAPGDVEALRAAIADGTIDMIASDHAPHEPAAKHLEQLTDFFSPNRDADQLPPRVAELFADCANGVVGLETSLGLALQLVHRSLIGAARLVEMMSLNPARLLRLERGTLATGTVADITVVDPNLEWAVEPDRFRSKSRNTPFMGMRLKGRAILTMVGGEIVYDARRGDA comes from the coding sequence ATGACGGGGATCCTGTTGCGCGGCGGCTATGTAGTCGATCCGGCAACCCGGACCGAGGGCGTGTTCGACGTCCTCGCGGTCGACGACAAGATCGCTTCCATCGGCCCGTCGGGTAGCGTGTTGGCGCCTGAAGGCAGCGCTATTGTCGACGCGCAATCGTGCTGGGTGCTGCCGGGGCTGATCGATGTTCACGTACATATGCGCGATCCCGGCTTCCCCCAAAAGGAAACCATCGCCAGCGGTCTCCGCGCCGCAGCCGCGGGTGGGTTCACCACGGTGGCCGCGATGGCCAACACCCGACCCGTCAATGATTCACCGCAGGTCACCGGCTATATGCTCGAACGAGCACGCGCGACGCGCAGCGCGCAACTCGTCCCGGTAGCGGCCGTAACGCGTGGGCTCGAAGGACGGGCCGGCGTCGACTATCGGGCCATGACCGAGGCCGGCGCGCGACTCTTTTCCGACGATGGCATGCCGGTCGATGATGAGCCGCTCCTGACCCGCGCCCTGGATGAAATCAGCGCGCTCGGGTACGCGATTTCGTTGCACGAGGAGGACCGCAACCTTTCCTGCAATGGTGCAGTTAATGCCGGCGCTGCGGCCAAACGGCTGGGCCTCAAGGGTTACCCGAACGCGGCCGAAGCAGAGCGCGTCCAAAGAGATCTCGGCTTGGCGGTCGCGACTCGGGCACCGGTGCACATCGCGCACGTCTCGACCCGCGAATCGCTTGAGCTGGTACGCGAGGCTCGATGCCGGGGCGCGCAGGTCACCTGCGAAGTGACGCCCCATCATTTTGCGCTCGACGAGGCGGCGACGCTTCGCTGGGGTCCGAACGCTAAGATGAATCCGCCTCTCCGTGCACCAGGAGACGTAGAAGCGCTCCGCGCGGCAATCGCCGACGGAACCATCGACATGATTGCATCTGATCACGCTCCCCATGAACCGGCCGCAAAGCATCTCGAGCAACTCACGGACTTCTTCAGCCCCAACCGCGATGCTGATCAGCTGCCACCGCGGGTGGCAGAACTCTTCGCGGACTGTGCCAACGGCGTAGTGGGTCTTGAAACGTCGCTGGGCTTAGCGCTGCAACTCGTGCACCGATCTTTGATCGGTGCGGCGCGTCTGGTTGAGATGATGAGCTTGAATCCTGCCCGCCTCCTGCGGCTCGAGCGCGGAACTTTGGCCACCGGCACCGTTGCCGACATTACCGTAGTCGACCCCAACCTCGAGTGGGCCGTGGAACCGGATCGCTTTCGTTCAAAGAGTCGTAACACGCCCTTCATGGGAATGCGGCTTAAGGGAAGAGCGATTCTGACGATGGTCGGTGGCGAAATCGTATATGACGCCCGACGTGGAGACGCTTGA
- the carA gene encoding glutamine-hydrolyzing carbamoyl-phosphate synthase small subunit, with protein MAARDKRAAILALADGNIYRGLAFGAVGEATGEVVFNTSMTGYQEVLTDPSYKGQLVCMTYPEIGNVGANREDVESRRVYVEGFIVRQCCERPSNWRSEVSLHEYLTEAGIAGIEGMDTRALVRHIRTHGAQQAVLSSIDLDPQSLVRKAQASPGLVGRDLVREVTCHEAHDWDLADWELGQGYRAMTKEELRDAPRVVALDYGIKLNILRRLVASGFRVRVLPANSSAQQILAESPDGIFLSNGPGDPAALLYTHQAVAGVLGKKPVFGICLGHQILGLALGGRTYKLDFGHHGANHPVVDLRSQRVEITSQNHGFAVDTESLKGRAELSHLNLNDRTVEGMRGQGVPFFSVQYHPEASPGPHDSSYLFRRFKRVVEMFPRYGVDTLDRVAAEEAEDARG; from the coding sequence ATGGCTGCGCGCGATAAACGAGCCGCAATCCTGGCCCTCGCGGATGGAAACATCTATCGCGGTCTTGCATTCGGCGCGGTGGGCGAAGCCACCGGCGAGGTGGTGTTCAACACTTCGATGACCGGATACCAGGAAGTGCTCACCGATCCATCTTACAAGGGCCAGCTCGTGTGCATGACCTATCCCGAGATTGGCAACGTGGGCGCCAATCGAGAGGATGTCGAGTCGCGCCGCGTTTACGTCGAAGGATTTATCGTCCGGCAATGCTGCGAGCGGCCATCGAACTGGCGTTCCGAAGTCTCGCTCCACGAGTACCTGACAGAGGCGGGAATCGCCGGAATCGAAGGAATGGATACGCGCGCCCTGGTGCGCCACATCCGGACGCACGGAGCGCAGCAAGCCGTTCTTTCCAGCATCGATCTCGATCCGCAGTCGTTGGTCAGAAAGGCGCAGGCGTCGCCCGGGCTGGTAGGTCGGGACCTGGTCAGAGAGGTTACGTGCCACGAGGCGCACGATTGGGACCTTGCGGATTGGGAGCTGGGGCAGGGCTACCGGGCCATGACCAAGGAAGAGCTGCGCGATGCGCCGCGCGTGGTCGCTCTCGACTACGGAATCAAGTTGAATATTCTGCGCCGGCTAGTTGCCAGCGGCTTTCGGGTGCGGGTGTTGCCGGCAAATTCGAGTGCACAACAAATTCTCGCGGAAAGCCCGGACGGGATTTTTCTTTCCAATGGACCGGGCGATCCAGCCGCGCTGCTGTATACGCATCAGGCCGTCGCAGGCGTGCTGGGAAAGAAACCGGTCTTCGGTATCTGCCTCGGTCATCAAATCCTGGGCCTAGCCCTGGGCGGGCGAACCTACAAGCTCGATTTTGGCCATCACGGCGCGAACCATCCGGTGGTCGACCTGCGCAGCCAGCGAGTGGAGATCACTTCCCAGAACCACGGATTTGCCGTCGACACCGAGTCTCTGAAAGGACGAGCCGAGCTCTCGCATCTGAATCTCAACGACCGCACCGTGGAAGGGATGCGCGGGCAGGGTGTTCCGTTCTTCTCGGTGCAATATCATCCCGAAGCGTCACCCGGTCCTCACGATTCGAGTTATTTGTTTCGTCGCTTCAAGCGAGTGGTCGAGATGTTCCCCCGTTATGGCGTGGACACGCTCGATCGGGTTGCCGCCGAGGAGGCCGAAGACGCACGTGGATGA
- the carB gene encoding carbamoyl-phosphate synthase large subunit gives MPLRKDLKSILLIGSGPIVIGQACEFDYSGTQAIKALREEGLRIILINSNPATIMTDPELADRTYIEPMTAEAIGKIIERERPDALLPTVGGQTALNLAIELAESGVLDRFKCELIGAKLPAIKKAEDRDLFKQAMINIGLEVPRSSIAHSMDDAERIRQDLGLPLIIRPSRTLGGTGGSIARELDDYRAKVKWGLEMSPIHKVLIEESVEGWKEFELEVMRDMADNVVIICSIENLDPMGVHTGDSITVAPAQTLTDKEYQIMRNAALRIIREIGVDTGGSNIQFAIDPNTGKMVVIEMNPRVSRSSALASKATGFPIAKIAARLAVGYRLDEIPNDITRKTPACFEPTIDYVVTKIPRFTFEKFRGAADELGPQMKSVGEVMAIGRTFKESLQKALRSLEIGSFGLESHLNAATRDAALAELRKEVSRPSSHRLFHLADALRLGLARDEAYRLSAIDPWFIDALAEVVAAETRVAREPLSEAYFREFKALGFSDRRIADLRGTQESEIAQTRQAFKVAPVYKAVDTCGAEFQAFTPYLYSTYEGEDEAEPDLRRKVMILGGGPNRIGQGIEFDYCCVHASLALKEAGFETIMVNCNPETVSTDYDISDRLYFEPLTFEDVLAIAEREKPIGVIVQFGGQTPLKLAVPLARAGVPVLGTSPDAIDRAEDRERFNTLVEKLGLKQPRGILVRGLDEAIRGAKQIGYPVLIRPSYVLGGRAMEVIGDEASLRRYVAQAFEASERHPLLIDRYLRGATEVDVDAISDGETVVVGGIMEHVEHAGIHSGDSACVLPPRSLTPDLQRSLTEQTKLLARELGVVGLINVQYAIYEGEVYILEVNPRASRTIPFVSKAIGVPLAKLAALVMAGKKLSELGFTTERVPGYVAVKESVFPFARFAGVDTILGPEMKSTGEVMGIDSSFAMAFAKAELAAASDLPMAGLVFISVRDEDKTSLEPIVRGLVDMGFELIATRGTAAYIAKLGLRCAAINKVLEGSPHIVDAMQAGRIAAIINTPDENGTADSFSIRRTALELRLPYFTTMAGATAAVEGIRALKNERFEVRALQDYHRG, from the coding sequence GTGCCGCTGCGCAAAGACTTGAAATCGATTCTGCTTATCGGCTCCGGCCCGATCGTGATCGGACAGGCCTGCGAGTTCGACTACTCGGGCACCCAGGCGATCAAGGCACTGCGCGAAGAAGGACTGCGTATCATTCTCATAAACTCCAACCCTGCGACCATCATGACCGACCCGGAACTGGCAGACCGGACCTATATCGAGCCGATGACCGCCGAGGCGATCGGCAAGATCATTGAGCGCGAGCGGCCGGACGCACTTCTCCCAACCGTGGGTGGTCAGACCGCTCTCAACCTTGCGATCGAACTCGCGGAATCGGGCGTGCTGGATCGTTTTAAGTGCGAACTGATTGGCGCCAAGCTGCCAGCCATCAAGAAGGCCGAGGACCGGGACCTCTTCAAACAGGCGATGATCAACATCGGCCTCGAAGTGCCGCGCTCCTCGATCGCGCATTCGATGGACGATGCTGAACGCATCCGGCAGGACCTCGGACTGCCCCTGATTATCCGGCCGTCGCGGACCCTGGGCGGGACCGGAGGATCGATTGCTCGGGAACTCGACGACTATCGCGCCAAGGTGAAGTGGGGGCTCGAAATGTCACCCATTCATAAGGTGCTGATCGAGGAGTCGGTCGAAGGATGGAAAGAGTTCGAGCTCGAGGTGATGCGCGATATGGCCGACAACGTCGTCATCATCTGCTCGATCGAGAACCTCGACCCAATGGGGGTGCACACCGGTGACTCAATCACGGTGGCGCCGGCACAGACCCTGACCGACAAGGAATACCAGATCATGCGCAATGCCGCATTGCGCATCATCCGCGAGATCGGGGTCGATACCGGTGGTTCCAATATTCAGTTCGCGATCGATCCCAACACCGGCAAGATGGTCGTGATCGAGATGAATCCGCGCGTCTCGCGGAGTTCCGCGCTGGCCTCCAAAGCCACCGGTTTTCCGATTGCAAAGATTGCCGCCCGACTCGCGGTCGGTTACCGCCTCGACGAGATCCCCAACGACATCACCCGCAAGACGCCCGCCTGTTTCGAGCCGACCATCGATTACGTGGTGACCAAGATCCCGCGCTTTACCTTCGAGAAATTTCGCGGCGCCGCCGACGAGTTGGGGCCGCAGATGAAGTCGGTCGGCGAGGTCATGGCGATCGGGCGGACCTTCAAGGAATCGTTGCAAAAGGCGCTGCGCTCTCTGGAAATCGGATCCTTCGGACTTGAATCCCACCTGAACGCAGCTACTCGCGACGCCGCTTTGGCTGAGCTGCGCAAGGAAGTAAGCCGCCCGAGCAGTCATCGCCTCTTCCATCTGGCCGACGCGTTGCGTCTTGGCCTGGCGCGCGACGAAGCCTATCGCTTGAGCGCCATCGATCCGTGGTTCATCGACGCGCTAGCCGAAGTAGTGGCGGCGGAAACGCGCGTGGCGCGCGAGCCGCTGAGCGAGGCCTATTTTCGCGAATTCAAGGCGCTCGGATTTTCCGACCGCCGGATCGCGGATCTCCGCGGCACCCAGGAATCCGAGATCGCGCAGACCCGCCAGGCATTTAAGGTTGCGCCCGTATACAAGGCCGTCGATACCTGTGGCGCCGAGTTCCAGGCGTTCACGCCGTACCTCTATTCCACGTACGAAGGCGAGGACGAGGCGGAACCCGACCTGCGCCGCAAGGTGATGATCCTGGGTGGCGGACCCAATCGTATCGGGCAGGGCATTGAGTTCGACTATTGCTGTGTCCACGCGAGTTTGGCCCTCAAGGAGGCCGGGTTCGAAACCATCATGGTGAACTGCAACCCCGAGACGGTCTCGACCGACTACGACATTTCCGACCGCCTCTATTTCGAACCGCTGACCTTCGAGGACGTGCTCGCCATCGCCGAGCGCGAAAAACCCATCGGCGTGATCGTACAGTTCGGCGGACAGACTCCACTCAAGCTCGCGGTTCCGCTCGCACGGGCCGGGGTGCCCGTCCTGGGTACGAGCCCCGATGCGATCGATCGCGCCGAAGACCGCGAGCGTTTCAACACCCTGGTCGAAAAGCTCGGACTGAAGCAGCCGCGCGGGATTCTGGTACGCGGTCTGGACGAGGCGATCCGCGGCGCCAAGCAGATCGGCTACCCAGTCTTGATCCGTCCCTCGTATGTCCTCGGCGGCCGGGCGATGGAGGTAATTGGCGACGAGGCTTCGCTGCGCCGGTACGTCGCGCAGGCTTTCGAAGCCTCCGAACGCCATCCATTGCTCATCGATCGGTATCTGCGCGGCGCCACCGAGGTCGATGTGGATGCGATAAGCGACGGTGAAACGGTGGTGGTCGGCGGTATCATGGAGCACGTCGAGCATGCCGGTATCCATTCCGGCGACAGCGCGTGTGTTCTGCCGCCGCGAAGCCTCACGCCGGACTTGCAACGTTCACTCACCGAGCAGACCAAATTGCTGGCACGCGAGCTGGGCGTGGTTGGACTGATTAATGTCCAGTACGCAATCTACGAGGGCGAGGTTTATATCCTCGAAGTCAATCCGCGCGCCTCTCGGACCATTCCGTTTGTCAGCAAGGCAATTGGGGTTCCGCTCGCCAAGCTCGCGGCCCTGGTGATGGCGGGCAAGAAGTTGAGCGAACTCGGGTTCACAACCGAACGAGTCCCCGGATACGTGGCGGTTAAGGAATCGGTCTTTCCGTTTGCCCGCTTCGCCGGAGTCGATACGATTTTGGGACCGGAAATGAAATCCACCGGCGAAGTGATGGGCATCGACTCGTCGTTTGCGATGGCGTTTGCGAAGGCGGAACTGGCAGCCGCATCGGACCTGCCGATGGCGGGGCTGGTGTTCATAAGCGTGCGGGATGAGGACAAGACGTCGCTGGAACCAATCGTGCGCGGCCTGGTCGACATGGGCTTCGAGCTTATCGCCACCCGCGGGACCGCCGCGTACATCGCCAAGCTCGGTCTGAGATGCGCAGCGATCAACAAAGTCCTGGAAGGCAGTCCCCACATCGTCGATGCTATGCAGGCTGGCCGTATCGCCGCGATTATCAACACTCCCGACGAGAACGGCACGGCGGATTCTTTTTCGATTCGACGTACAGCGCTGGAACTTCGTTTGCCGTACTTCACCACCATGGCGGGGGCGACCGCCGCGGTCGAGGGAATTCGCGCGCTAAAGAACGAACGTTTTGAGGTTCGCGCGCTGCAGGATTACCATCGCGGGTAA
- a CDS encoding ATP-dependent DNA helicase RecG: MRATDAAKPTVRKSHSLSLETSVVTLSGIGPKRAAVLAERGIATVRDLIFHLPSRYQDWRHLTPLSALVPGTVATVEAELGGVSERPMSGAPWRRLASGWLSSGGIRVRVVWFNLPGYMRGKIPSGERVLAHGRVTETREGNVEIVQPEIHLLSTGSPPPVRPYYNLPAGMSQRVFAGIARSALREVEQQVGSSIPEDMHHDFLSVAQALAGLHQPSAGADVGALNAECSREHLSLAFDELFAFELALSLERERAAQRPGIAIESGAQKIGAWLTSLPFRLTDAQARAIGEISADLERPTQMNRMLLGDVGSGKTLVAFCAALSVIDAGYQVAMMAPTELLAEQHHASFQRLCGNLAIPAALLTGKVQGSARATLLRGLNSGAVHIVFGTQAIIQERVRVKGLGLGIIDEQHRFGVFDRAKLKALGPGANLLMMTATPVPRSLALSLFANLNISFLDELPPGRTPVETLIFSETDLDRVEEIVRRELAAGYRAYYVLPRIDAPDEEMRSVAAAAERLKRSTLKDYRVEVMHGRMNATDKERVMARFRDGAVQVLVSTTVVEVGIDVPEATVIAIIAAERYGLAQLHQLRGRVGRGRAAGRCCLVASGEADEVARERLSLMTTCISGAQVAEADLKLRGPGDLLGARQTGALPLRFVHLVRDDRLIQRSRELAEGWLRHDPNLQTPSSAGARKAIRRMLSLGFSLGDVG, encoded by the coding sequence ATGCGCGCGACCGACGCTGCAAAGCCCACAGTCCGCAAATCGCACTCGCTGTCTCTCGAAACGAGCGTCGTAACCCTGTCAGGAATCGGCCCCAAACGGGCGGCGGTTCTCGCCGAACGCGGTATCGCAACCGTCCGCGACCTGATCTTTCATCTGCCGTCGCGCTATCAGGATTGGCGCCATCTGACCCCGCTCAGCGCCTTGGTTCCCGGCACTGTCGCAACCGTCGAGGCCGAGCTTGGTGGGGTCAGCGAACGACCGATGTCGGGAGCACCGTGGAGGCGGTTGGCAAGCGGATGGTTAAGCAGCGGCGGCATCCGGGTTCGGGTGGTGTGGTTTAATCTGCCCGGCTACATGCGCGGAAAGATCCCGTCGGGCGAACGCGTCCTCGCACATGGTCGTGTGACCGAGACACGGGAAGGAAATGTCGAAATCGTCCAACCCGAGATCCACCTTCTCTCCACGGGCTCGCCGCCCCCGGTTCGTCCTTACTACAACCTTCCCGCCGGAATGAGTCAGCGGGTCTTCGCCGGCATCGCGCGCAGCGCGCTTCGTGAGGTGGAGCAGCAGGTTGGTTCTTCTATTCCGGAGGACATGCACCACGACTTTCTCTCCGTGGCGCAGGCTCTTGCGGGGTTGCACCAGCCCTCCGCGGGTGCCGACGTAGGCGCGTTGAATGCGGAATGTTCGCGGGAGCACCTGTCGCTCGCGTTCGATGAGCTGTTCGCCTTCGAATTGGCGCTAAGCCTGGAACGGGAACGCGCGGCGCAACGGCCGGGGATCGCTATCGAGAGCGGCGCCCAGAAGATTGGCGCCTGGCTCACGAGCTTGCCGTTTCGACTGACCGATGCGCAGGCCCGCGCGATCGGCGAAATCTCCGCCGACCTCGAGCGGCCCACGCAGATGAACCGCATGCTGCTTGGGGACGTGGGCAGCGGCAAGACCCTGGTTGCCTTCTGTGCCGCGCTAAGCGTGATCGATGCCGGCTATCAGGTCGCGATGATGGCTCCGACCGAACTGCTAGCGGAGCAGCATCATGCGAGTTTTCAGCGCCTGTGCGGAAACCTCGCGATCCCAGCCGCGCTGCTGACTGGCAAGGTCCAAGGTAGCGCACGAGCGACGCTCCTGCGCGGCCTCAACTCCGGCGCCGTGCACATCGTGTTCGGCACGCAGGCAATCATTCAGGAACGGGTACGAGTAAAGGGTCTGGGTCTCGGGATCATCGACGAGCAGCATCGCTTCGGCGTGTTCGACCGCGCGAAGCTGAAGGCCCTGGGCCCGGGGGCGAATCTGCTGATGATGACCGCTACCCCTGTACCAAGAAGTCTGGCCCTGAGCCTGTTTGCTAATCTGAATATTTCATTTCTTGACGAACTACCCCCAGGGCGCACGCCGGTGGAAACCCTGATCTTCAGCGAAACGGACCTAGACCGGGTCGAGGAGATCGTGCGCAGGGAGCTGGCCGCGGGTTATCGAGCTTACTACGTGCTCCCGCGGATTGACGCGCCTGACGAAGAAATGCGCTCCGTCGCGGCAGCCGCCGAGCGTCTCAAACGGAGTACATTGAAGGACTATCGGGTTGAGGTAATGCACGGCAGGATGAACGCCACGGACAAGGAACGCGTGATGGCTCGCTTTCGCGATGGCGCGGTGCAAGTCCTCGTTTCAACCACCGTGGTGGAGGTCGGCATAGACGTACCGGAAGCGACCGTCATCGCAATCATCGCGGCCGAGCGCTACGGACTTGCTCAGTTGCATCAACTTCGCGGCAGGGTGGGGCGAGGGCGCGCGGCGGGGCGATGCTGCTTGGTAGCGTCAGGCGAAGCAGACGAGGTTGCGCGCGAGCGCCTGAGTTTGATGACCACCTGTATAAGCGGTGCGCAGGTCGCCGAGGCTGACCTAAAGTTGCGTGGCCCCGGCGACCTTCTGGGCGCAAGGCAGACCGGTGCGTTGCCGCTGCGTTTCGTCCACCTGGTGCGCGATGACCGCCTTATACAGCGCTCGCGCGAGCTCGCCGAGGGGTGGCTCAGGCACGATCCCAACCTCCAAACTCCCTCATCGGCGGGCGCGCGCAAGGCGATTCGCCGCATGCTCTCGCTGGGCTTCAGCCTCGGAGACGTCGGCTAA